In Flavobacterium endoglycinae, one DNA window encodes the following:
- a CDS encoding carboxypeptidase-like regulatory domain-containing protein — translation MFFLCCLSSSAQKNAVISGKIVNDKDSPIEVATIYLMNSKDSSVEAYTISDKNGLFKLETKSGLQNGILKISAEDYLEFSDTIEKLTHNIDLGVIRLIKYDVELDEVIIKNEAPIRIRADTKSTGFRR, via the coding sequence GTGTTTTTCTTGTGTTGTCTTTCTTCTTCTGCACAAAAAAATGCTGTTATCAGCGGTAAAATTGTCAACGACAAAGATTCTCCTATCGAAGTTGCAACAATTTATTTGATGAATTCTAAAGATTCCTCCGTAGAAGCCTATACGATTTCAGATAAAAATGGTCTTTTTAAATTAGAAACCAAATCAGGATTACAAAACGGTATTTTAAAAATTTCGGCAGAAGACTATCTCGAGTTTTCAGATACAATAGAAAAACTCACTCATAATATAGATTTAGGAGTTATTAGACTTATAAAATATGATGTTGAATTGGATGAAGTCATTATAAAAAACGAAGCTCCTATTCGAATAAGAGCTGATACAAAAAGTACAGGTTTCAGACGCTAA